DNA sequence from the Pedobacter sp. W3I1 genome:
GCTGCAGCACTGAAAAAATATTTAACCGATAATGACGCTGGTCAGGCCAGGTTACTGGTTCACCGCATTGCCGGACGCACGGCGCAGATGGGTTCAAAAACTTTGGCAAATGCATTTCGTACGCTGGAAATAGAAATTGCTGAAAAAGGTTTAAGCTCCCCTATTCAATCTGAAGTTTTGTTGCAGATTAGGAAACTGGATAGTTTAATTGCATTTATGGAAGAGATGGATTACGCTAATGCCGGGTAATTATTCTATACCGTATCGTTCCATTTTAGCATAAAGGGTTTTACGGTCGATGTTTAAAATCTTGGCCGCTTTTGATTTGTTATGCCTCACCTTGATCAAGGTTTCAGTAATCAGTGCTTTTTCGTTCTGCTCGTTAACTGCCTTCAGATCGGATGAATTGCCCGGAGCCGATTGATGCCGGACTGAAATCATCATTTCTTCAGGCAATGCGCTAATCTGGGCAACATCGCCAGGACTCAATAAAACCATACGTTTAATCACATTGCTAAGCTCGCGTAAATTACCCGGCCAATCGTAACTCAATAAAAGTGATTTGGCCTCATTAGAAACGCTTTTAACGTTCCGGTTTAAATCGCGGTTTGAGAGCTGTATAAAGTGGTTGATAAACAGTTCTAAGTCGGCGCCTCTATCTCGCAACGGTGGAAGCTGAATTTTAAACTCGTTTAACCGATGATATAAATCCTCCCTAAATTCTCCTTGTTGCATGCTATTGGTCAGATCATCATTTGTAGCGGTGATGATGCGAACATCAACAGGAATCTGTTTGGTGCTGCCTAAAGGTTGAACCACTCTTTCTTGTAATGCCCTGAGTAATTTAACCTGTACTTCGTAACTCAGGTTACCCACCTCATCTAAAAACAAAGTTCCTCCATTGGCAGCCTCAAACTGACCTTTTTTATCATTTAACGCCCCTGTAAATGCCCCTTTTACATGTCCGAATAATTCGCTGGCAGCCAGATCTTTCGATAATGCACCGCAATCTATGGCAACGAAAGGTTTATCGGCACGTTTGCTCTGTTGGTGCAATGTTCTGGCCGCAAATTCTTTTCCCGTACCGCTTTCGCCCTGTATAATTACTGACATGTCTGTTGGCGCCACCAAATTAATGTGTTCATACAGTTTATCTGCAATTGCACTTTTTCCCTTTATAAAATCACTATTTGTTTCTCTTGGCTCAACACTTTTTAAATCCTTTTTAGCTAAAGAATTTTTAATCACCATTAGTAACTCATCCGGATTAACTGGCTTGGTAATGTAATCAAAAGCACCCAATTGGATAGACCTGACCGCTGTTCGAACATCATTAAAACTGGTCATTATAATTGCAGATATGGAAAGGCCGAGATCGCGGATATGGGTAAGCACTTCAAGACCTGTCCCATCCGGAAGACGGTAATCGATTAAAAGTAAGTCGAATTCATTGTTTTCAACTTGCTTGAAAGATTGCTTTACCTGGGTTACAAGGGTAATTTCATGACCGTTTTTTGTTAAAAAACTTTCAAGTAATTGAGCAAATGTGGTATCGTCTTCTAAGATCAGGATTCTCGCCATGTAACAAAAATAAGAAAAGCCGGACATAATCCGGCTTTCTTGTAATAGGTAGATGTAATTATTTGGGTTTTTATTGTACTGGCTTACCGTCTTTATCAATTTTAACCGAACCAGTTTCTGCTTCTTTTTTAACATTGATTAAGTAGTACTCCTTGGTTCCTTCTTTAACAGAGAAAGCTTCAGTAGCGGTCCATCCTTTATAAGCGTCAGATTTTAACGCTGTTGTAACTGGGGCAGGAAGCTCTTCCAATTTAACAGGAGTTTTTACTGCGCTATCTTGAACTGCAACAATTGCAGCATTTTTGATTGTATTTACTTCACTTGCCTGTACTGCTGAGAATCCTGCAAAAGCTAAGAACGCAGCTGATAAAATTAATTTTTTCATCTGTTTAAATTTTGTTTTTGTGATGAAGCTGCCATGATTTAATCATTACTGTATGATTTTGAAAATCATGACGGTTTCATGGTATATATTTTTAGTTATGCGCAGCCCGAAGGCCACGCTTATATTGATTATGCCTATGCGGTGTATTTATTTGAGATTATTGAACTGGTTTACCGTCCTTGTCAATTTTAACTGAACCAGTTTCTGCTTCTTTTTTAACATTGATTAAATAATACTCTTTGGTCCCTTCTTTAACAG
Encoded proteins:
- a CDS encoding sigma-54 dependent transcriptional regulator, which translates into the protein MARILILEDDTTFAQLLESFLTKNGHEITLVTQVKQSFKQVENNEFDLLLIDYRLPDGTGLEVLTHIRDLGLSISAIIMTSFNDVRTAVRSIQLGAFDYITKPVNPDELLMVIKNSLAKKDLKSVEPRETNSDFIKGKSAIADKLYEHINLVAPTDMSVIIQGESGTGKEFAARTLHQQSKRADKPFVAIDCGALSKDLAASELFGHVKGAFTGALNDKKGQFEAANGGTLFLDEVGNLSYEVQVKLLRALQERVVQPLGSTKQIPVDVRIITATNDDLTNSMQQGEFREDLYHRLNEFKIQLPPLRDRGADLELFINHFIQLSNRDLNRNVKSVSNEAKSLLLSYDWPGNLRELSNVIKRMVLLSPGDVAQISALPEEMMISVRHQSAPGNSSDLKAVNEQNEKALITETLIKVRHNKSKAAKILNIDRKTLYAKMERYGIE